In Vibrio cyclitrophicus, one genomic interval encodes:
- a CDS encoding response regulator transcription factor: protein MSELHQTLPVYVVDDDESMRDSLVFLLEEHDFTVSAYEDGPSFLDSVDLSAPGCVVLDSRMPEMRGQQVHELMVKAQSPLSVIYLTGHGDVPMAVEALQAGAVNFFQKPVKGNELAEAIKQGLEASEKHLHMNVYRQAYASLTEREIDILKQIIDGKRNQKIADELCIAMRTVEVHRASLMKKFSAKTVAELAYIYGQLT, encoded by the coding sequence ATGTCTGAACTTCATCAAACGTTGCCGGTCTATGTGGTTGATGACGATGAGTCGATGCGTGACTCATTGGTGTTCTTATTGGAAGAGCATGATTTTACGGTGTCAGCCTATGAAGATGGCCCGAGCTTTCTGGATTCAGTGGATTTGAGTGCGCCAGGTTGCGTGGTGTTAGACAGCCGAATGCCTGAAATGAGAGGGCAACAAGTTCATGAGTTAATGGTGAAAGCGCAGAGCCCACTGTCGGTGATCTATTTGACAGGGCATGGCGACGTGCCAATGGCGGTAGAAGCTTTACAAGCCGGCGCGGTGAATTTCTTCCAAAAGCCAGTGAAAGGCAATGAGTTAGCTGAGGCAATCAAACAAGGTTTGGAGGCTTCCGAAAAGCACTTACACATGAATGTGTATCGCCAAGCGTATGCATCATTGACTGAACGCGAAATCGACATTCTTAAGCAGATCATCGACGGAAAACGCAACCAAAAAATTGCCGATGAATTATGTATCGCAATGAGAACTGTGGAAGTCCACAGAGCGAGTTTGATGAAGAAGTTTTCTGCGAAAACGGTCGCTGAGTTGGCATACATTTATGGGCAGCTTACCTAA
- a CDS encoding sensor histidine kinase, whose translation MTVQKLMTLVSLCWLSLAAGVCVAAQSEQAIAAPSTSTSQNTDEPEQIIEVGVLATRGKLSAQQRWQPTMDWLSERISGKHFVLKPFNLEEMAEAVKDVTVDFVVTNPGQAVRLGRQYALSWMATMTSHNYDDQGVSSTRSIGSALVVRRMSPYISFEQLSGKPIAAVSENAFGGYLTMRYQVMQEGLNPNHFFSNTHFLGFPIDASLYQLREGHIEAAVVPACLVENMISEGLLVAGQYRIIGNQAPEGFRCQVSTPLYSNWSFAKTERASSALAKQMSQVLFSMPKSSAPAIAANASGWTSPTSLLSIDKLYQQLDMHPLQQPWWKEALIWLKYNQQWAWAFFILVVLLNAYHFWLEYKFSRSKKQLEATLHKLKSKSEQLEHSQRIAVVGELGSSLAHEINQPLAAIRNYSEGGLLRISKNKPLTDIEPVFEKIQSQVDRADAIIQRLRNMIKKRSSEKSQTDIEQLLTDTIELLQFRLQKHKITIERHAVGKPIEMHVDSVGLQQVIVNLINNATDACNAQQHRQQSAPSDIDNKNSEPATIKVITEYQPDKMMLSVIDNGTGLDFTEQQVTQAFVSSKENGLGLGLAICQDVIEDHSGQMTIKSLTPHGCHVAVTLPFSLSNDS comes from the coding sequence GTGACCGTTCAAAAACTAATGACCCTTGTCAGCCTTTGTTGGTTGAGCCTAGCCGCAGGTGTGTGTGTCGCTGCTCAATCTGAACAAGCGATAGCAGCTCCAAGCACAAGCACAAGCCAAAACACAGATGAACCCGAACAAATTATCGAGGTTGGTGTGTTGGCGACTCGAGGTAAGCTTTCGGCGCAGCAACGCTGGCAGCCAACAATGGATTGGTTGTCTGAACGCATTTCGGGTAAGCACTTTGTTCTAAAGCCTTTTAATTTGGAAGAAATGGCGGAAGCGGTGAAAGATGTCACGGTCGATTTTGTTGTCACGAATCCCGGTCAAGCAGTTCGCTTAGGGCGTCAATACGCGCTCTCTTGGATGGCAACCATGACTAGTCACAATTACGACGATCAAGGTGTAAGCAGCACGCGCAGTATAGGTTCTGCATTGGTGGTCAGAAGAATGTCACCGTATATCTCGTTTGAACAACTGAGCGGAAAGCCAATTGCTGCGGTTTCTGAAAATGCGTTTGGCGGCTACCTGACTATGCGTTACCAAGTCATGCAAGAGGGACTCAATCCCAATCACTTTTTCTCTAATACTCATTTCTTGGGCTTCCCGATTGATGCCAGTCTGTATCAACTTCGAGAAGGTCACATTGAAGCGGCAGTAGTCCCTGCCTGCTTGGTTGAAAACATGATTAGCGAAGGTTTGTTGGTGGCTGGGCAATATCGAATCATCGGTAATCAAGCGCCAGAGGGCTTCCGGTGCCAAGTGTCTACACCTCTGTATTCCAACTGGTCGTTTGCTAAAACAGAACGAGCCTCTTCAGCACTGGCTAAACAAATGAGTCAGGTGCTGTTTTCAATGCCAAAGAGCAGTGCGCCAGCGATTGCGGCCAATGCTTCGGGTTGGACGTCACCAACTAGTCTGCTCTCCATCGACAAGCTGTATCAGCAGCTCGACATGCACCCACTGCAACAGCCATGGTGGAAGGAAGCGTTAATCTGGCTTAAGTACAATCAGCAATGGGCATGGGCGTTCTTCATTCTTGTGGTGTTACTGAATGCTTACCACTTCTGGTTGGAATACAAATTCAGCCGTAGCAAAAAACAGTTAGAAGCCACATTGCACAAGCTAAAAAGCAAGAGTGAGCAACTTGAGCACTCTCAACGTATCGCAGTAGTTGGTGAGTTAGGAAGCAGTTTGGCGCACGAGATCAATCAGCCTTTGGCGGCCATTCGTAACTACAGCGAAGGTGGTTTACTGCGGATTTCGAAGAACAAACCACTGACTGACATAGAGCCTGTATTTGAGAAGATCCAGTCGCAAGTGGATCGTGCTGACGCAATCATCCAGCGCTTGAGAAACATGATCAAAAAACGCTCATCAGAGAAGTCTCAGACCGATATAGAACAGTTGCTTACAGACACCATTGAACTACTGCAATTCCGATTACAGAAGCACAAGATAACCATTGAGCGCCACGCCGTTGGTAAGCCTATTGAAATGCATGTTGATTCGGTGGGGCTACAACAAGTGATTGTAAACCTGATCAATAATGCGACCGATGCCTGTAATGCACAACAGCATCGCCAACAAAGCGCTCCGTCTGATATTGATAACAAAAACAGTGAACCTGCGACAATTAAAGTGATTACCGAGTATCAACCGGATAAAATGATGTTGTCGGTTATCGATAACGGTACGGGCTTAGATTTTACTGAGCAGCAAGTCACTCAAGCCTTTGTGAGTAGCAAAGAAAACGGTTTGGGTTTAGGGCTTGCGATTTGCCAAGACGTGATTGAAGACCACAGCGGCCAAATGACCATCAAATCACTGACTCCTCACGGCTGTCACGTCGCAGTGACGTTACCTTTTTCTCTTTCAAATGATTCATAA
- a CDS encoding 4Fe-4S binding protein, producing the protein MDSLKRRFLSQFGKVSAGAALIPITGINTAVASTAIRNNNQPDRKGEVGKRYAMAIDLRKCVGCQACTVGCSVENQAPIGQFRTTVKQYEVSLDDGSTAQQEVKSFMLPRLCNHCDDAPCIKVCPVQATFQREDGIVMVDNERCVACAYCVQACPYDARFINNDTLTADKCTFCAHRLEDGLLPACVETCVGGARVIGDLKDPNSEINRLLNENQDDIKVLKPEQNTNPHVFYIGMNERFVSHIEGQPAIYDPASIDNSSSSKQELAIATQGKQGETA; encoded by the coding sequence ATGGACTCATTGAAAAGACGGTTTCTCAGCCAATTCGGTAAAGTTTCCGCCGGTGCTGCGCTCATTCCCATTACCGGAATCAACACCGCAGTCGCGAGCACAGCCATTCGCAATAACAACCAACCTGACCGCAAAGGCGAAGTAGGTAAACGCTACGCAATGGCGATCGATTTACGCAAATGCGTTGGCTGTCAGGCATGTACTGTTGGCTGCAGCGTTGAAAACCAAGCGCCGATTGGCCAGTTCAGAACCACCGTAAAACAGTATGAAGTCTCCCTTGATGATGGCTCGACGGCTCAACAAGAGGTGAAATCATTCATGTTGCCTCGCCTTTGCAATCACTGCGACGATGCTCCCTGCATCAAGGTTTGTCCTGTTCAAGCGACCTTCCAGCGTGAAGACGGCATTGTGATGGTGGATAACGAGCGCTGCGTAGCCTGTGCCTACTGTGTTCAAGCTTGCCCTTACGATGCTCGCTTCATCAATAACGACACCCTTACCGCTGATAAATGTACCTTCTGTGCACACCGCCTTGAAGACGGCTTACTGCCCGCTTGTGTAGAAACTTGTGTCGGTGGCGCGCGTGTCATCGGTGACCTTAAAGATCCAAACAGCGAGATCAACCGTCTGCTTAATGAAAACCAAGACGACATCAAGGTGCTCAAGCCAGAGCAGAATACCAACCCCCATGTTTTCTATATCGGCATGAACGAGCGATTCGTTAGCCACATTGAAGGCCAACCTGCGATTTATGATCCAGCCTCCATCGATAACTCATCCTCTAGCAAACAAGAATTGGCAATCGCGACACAAGGCAAACAAGGAGAGACAGCATGA
- the nrfD gene encoding polysulfide reductase NrfD, whose amino-acid sequence MNITEVLVPAQEIAWLPWAVQYFFYIGSAYAAAILFLIALIFKNSTSHQFRSALVLVMAIGAIVGPLALTGDLHQPGRAWHFYAHITPWSWMSLGSLFLPLFSGLAVATAWVYLRDDIAQLKENDNPLLKRLAWLTLGQWQISTKLMIALAAATAISGLSIALYTGAEIAILASRPLWHQPASPLLWFTTAFFAATSLTLLIWALLPSSKPSLKPTDLAIVQRTITLTGGLAIILTSIWASNHGHFNLYENDAWGINLGIMTTSILLCMILVLPLQHLSQSKLGIICVALATIVSAWAVRWVTMMEVQTIPRFDVGPFPYELPMGSAGLLGIVGMCGLWLALALFASEIVSTRTIVSTRTTGSAPKTTSKPNQNTSSPLNRPHSL is encoded by the coding sequence ATGAATATCACTGAGGTGTTAGTTCCCGCTCAAGAGATCGCTTGGCTACCGTGGGCGGTTCAATATTTCTTCTACATTGGTTCGGCTTACGCGGCCGCTATTCTGTTTTTGATTGCTCTGATATTCAAGAACTCAACCAGCCACCAATTCCGTTCAGCGCTTGTGCTTGTGATGGCCATCGGCGCAATTGTTGGGCCACTAGCACTAACAGGTGACTTACACCAACCAGGACGTGCGTGGCATTTCTATGCCCACATCACGCCTTGGTCATGGATGTCATTAGGCTCTCTGTTTTTGCCTCTGTTCTCTGGGCTAGCTGTCGCGACTGCTTGGGTTTACCTACGTGATGACATCGCGCAGCTTAAAGAAAACGATAATCCACTGCTAAAACGACTAGCTTGGCTGACCCTCGGCCAATGGCAAATATCGACAAAGCTGATGATTGCACTCGCTGCTGCGACGGCTATTTCTGGCTTAAGTATCGCGCTTTACACAGGCGCAGAGATTGCGATTTTGGCGAGCCGCCCGCTTTGGCATCAACCGGCTTCCCCGCTGCTTTGGTTCACAACAGCCTTCTTTGCTGCAACGAGCTTAACGTTGTTGATTTGGGCTCTACTGCCTTCAAGCAAGCCAAGTTTAAAACCAACAGATCTCGCTATAGTGCAAAGAACCATTACGTTAACGGGCGGCCTTGCCATTATTCTTACGTCGATTTGGGCATCTAACCATGGTCACTTCAATTTGTATGAGAACGACGCTTGGGGCATTAATTTAGGCATCATGACTACTAGTATTTTACTTTGCATGATCTTGGTTCTTCCGCTGCAGCATCTATCGCAAAGCAAACTAGGAATTATCTGTGTTGCGCTTGCTACCATCGTTTCAGCATGGGCGGTGCGTTGGGTGACCATGATGGAGGTTCAAACCATTCCACGTTTTGATGTAGGCCCATTCCCCTATGAACTGCCAATGGGTAGCGCTGGTTTACTTGGCATTGTTGGTATGTGTGGCCTTTGGTTAGCACTTGCGTTGTTCGCCTCTGAAATCGTGTCGACTCGAACTATTGTATCTACACGAACAACTGGCTCTGCGCCAAAGACAACATCAAAGCCTAACCAAAATACATCGTCACCACTTAACCGCCCACATAGCTTGTAG
- the ttrA gene encoding tetrathionate reductase subunit TtrA translates to MDNKRRQFLKTGLAAGGVGAFAAGYATTTKHMVHGAIDGTAGKKTNHIHHGNSLETEYSVDEQGKISPNPNQRVAPSMCFGCWTLCGLRVRIDNRNDEILRISGNPYHPLSSDQQIPFKTPVKDAYIGLSGESGINNRSTACARGNGMLEIQNSPYRITQPLKRVGKRGEGKWEPISYEQLISEITEGGDLFGEGEVEGLRSIRDIETPLDPSNPEYGPKANQLLVTNAGNEGRDDILKRFAFNSYGTRNFGHHGSYCGYAFRAGSGAIMNDLDKFSHLKPDFNNAEFILFIGMSPAQAGNPFKRQARQLAEARTNGKLSYTIVTPSLPAGSSSLAAGDRNNWLPIKPGTDSALVLGMIQWIIENQRYNHDFLSRPSAQAMQKAGTTHWCNASHLVISDEAHPQNGRMLRASDVGLLETGEPMSDDDGFIALDVTTSLLSSHIQVNEAALFVDQDVEIDGQTVRVKSSLQRLKEEAFKYDLAYYSEQCEIPQDQIIALAKRFTSYGTKAVVDTHGGNMHTNGFYNSFSILMLNALIGNINAKGGAMAKAGGYPTSVAGPRYDFTKFKGKTKPQGVFLSRSKFPYHKTSEYKRRVAAGESPYPTRAPWYPISAPLLTEHLSAAIDGYPYRAKAWINHMANPLYGVPGLDNLLGEKLKDPKQLGLIVSIDAFINETTALSDYLVPDTVTYESWGMATPWHGVATKAITARWPIVEPKTSRTQDGRAINLENFFIDLAKTLDLGGFGENAIKDNQGNWHGIHSAEDFYLRSAANLAFVKGGVPNVDAEDIVWSGLERLVPVMNKTLKPEEMLKVAYIFARGGRFEDATNAYTNEIMKYKWTKPLAIWNEKLGTSRNTISGEQYIGCPTWYPQKLADGTPLAEQFPTKDWPFTLTNFKSNIHSAVSNLSPRLESIKGVNPVYIHPQDASSAGIKTGDVFAIETPSSTTHALAMVIDGIKQGTLGFEHGFGHKELGERAHLIGDTQQPVKMKSNDGVNINDIGLIDPTREGKGVMLDWVVGAAARQALPAKIYKV, encoded by the coding sequence ATGGATAACAAACGTCGTCAATTTTTGAAAACAGGCCTTGCTGCCGGTGGTGTTGGAGCTTTTGCTGCAGGTTATGCGACAACCACAAAACACATGGTTCACGGTGCTATCGATGGTACCGCTGGTAAGAAAACCAATCACATCCATCACGGTAATTCGTTAGAGACGGAATACAGTGTCGATGAACAAGGTAAGATCTCGCCGAATCCAAACCAACGCGTTGCACCATCAATGTGTTTTGGTTGCTGGACATTGTGTGGCCTGCGTGTACGTATCGATAATCGCAATGACGAGATCTTGCGTATCTCGGGTAACCCGTACCACCCGCTATCAAGCGACCAACAAATCCCGTTCAAAACGCCCGTAAAAGACGCCTACATTGGCTTGTCTGGTGAATCAGGTATCAATAACCGCTCGACAGCCTGCGCCCGCGGTAACGGCATGTTAGAAATTCAAAACAGCCCGTACCGAATCACTCAACCGCTCAAACGTGTAGGTAAGCGTGGTGAAGGTAAATGGGAGCCGATCAGCTACGAACAACTCATCTCTGAGATCACCGAGGGTGGTGACTTATTCGGTGAAGGTGAAGTTGAAGGCTTACGATCGATTCGCGACATCGAAACACCACTTGATCCGAGCAATCCTGAGTACGGACCAAAAGCCAACCAACTGCTTGTGACCAATGCCGGTAATGAAGGGCGTGACGATATCTTGAAGCGCTTTGCATTTAACAGCTACGGCACTCGCAACTTTGGTCACCACGGTTCTTACTGTGGCTACGCGTTCCGCGCAGGTTCAGGTGCGATCATGAATGATCTAGACAAATTCTCGCACTTAAAGCCTGACTTCAATAACGCAGAGTTCATTCTTTTCATCGGTATGTCTCCGGCTCAAGCGGGTAACCCGTTTAAGCGCCAAGCAAGACAACTGGCTGAGGCTCGTACCAACGGAAAACTGAGCTACACCATAGTGACACCAAGCCTTCCTGCAGGATCTTCAAGCCTTGCTGCGGGCGATCGCAACAACTGGCTACCGATCAAACCGGGCACCGATTCAGCATTAGTACTGGGCATGATCCAATGGATCATCGAGAACCAACGCTACAATCACGACTTCTTGTCTCGCCCAAGTGCGCAAGCGATGCAAAAAGCAGGCACCACGCATTGGTGTAATGCTTCACACCTTGTGATCAGTGACGAAGCACACCCACAAAACGGGCGTATGCTTCGCGCATCGGATGTGGGTTTGCTAGAAACAGGCGAACCGATGTCTGACGATGATGGATTTATCGCACTGGATGTGACAACGTCACTATTATCATCGCATATTCAGGTGAATGAAGCGGCTCTGTTCGTCGATCAAGACGTAGAAATTGATGGTCAAACCGTTCGTGTGAAGTCTTCTCTACAAAGATTGAAGGAAGAAGCCTTCAAATATGACCTTGCTTACTACAGCGAACAGTGTGAAATCCCGCAAGACCAAATTATTGCACTAGCGAAACGCTTCACCAGCTACGGGACAAAAGCAGTTGTTGATACTCACGGTGGCAACATGCACACCAACGGCTTCTACAACTCGTTCTCTATCCTAATGCTGAACGCGCTGATCGGTAACATCAATGCAAAAGGCGGTGCGATGGCGAAAGCAGGTGGCTACCCAACTTCGGTTGCAGGCCCACGTTATGACTTTACCAAGTTCAAAGGCAAGACTAAGCCGCAAGGTGTGTTCTTGTCTCGTAGCAAGTTCCCGTATCACAAGACCAGCGAATACAAACGTCGTGTTGCGGCCGGTGAATCACCTTACCCAACACGCGCTCCTTGGTACCCAATCTCTGCACCGCTTTTAACCGAGCATTTATCAGCAGCAATTGATGGCTACCCTTACCGCGCAAAAGCGTGGATCAACCACATGGCGAATCCACTTTATGGCGTTCCAGGCTTAGATAACTTACTAGGCGAAAAGCTTAAAGATCCTAAACAGCTTGGCTTGATCGTGTCTATCGATGCCTTCATCAATGAGACCACAGCGTTATCGGATTACCTCGTGCCAGACACAGTGACCTACGAAAGTTGGGGCATGGCAACTCCATGGCATGGCGTTGCGACCAAAGCGATCACCGCTCGTTGGCCGATAGTTGAGCCTAAAACCTCACGCACTCAAGACGGACGCGCCATCAACTTAGAGAACTTCTTTATTGATCTGGCAAAAACGCTTGATCTCGGTGGCTTCGGTGAAAATGCAATCAAAGACAATCAAGGTAACTGGCACGGTATTCATAGTGCGGAAGATTTCTACCTACGCTCTGCGGCTAATCTAGCGTTCGTTAAAGGAGGAGTGCCGAATGTAGATGCCGAAGATATCGTTTGGTCTGGTCTAGAGCGCCTAGTGCCAGTGATGAACAAAACGCTTAAGCCAGAAGAGATGCTCAAAGTGGCGTATATCTTTGCGCGTGGCGGTCGTTTCGAAGACGCAACCAATGCCTACACCAATGAAATCATGAAATACAAATGGACCAAACCTTTGGCTATCTGGAATGAAAAGCTGGGGACCTCTCGTAACACCATCAGTGGCGAACAGTACATAGGTTGCCCGACATGGTATCCACAGAAGCTGGCAGACGGCACACCTTTGGCAGAGCAGTTCCCAACCAAAGATTGGCCATTTACTCTGACCAACTTTAAATCCAACATTCACAGCGCGGTGTCTAACTTGTCACCACGTTTGGAATCGATCAAAGGCGTGAACCCAGTTTACATTCACCCGCAAGACGCCTCTTCTGCTGGCATCAAAACAGGCGACGTATTCGCCATTGAAACACCGAGTTCAACCACACACGCGTTGGCGATGGTGATAGATGGCATCAAACAAGGCACATTAGGCTTTGAACACGGCTTTGGACACAAAGAGCTCGGTGAACGTGCACACTTGATTGGTGACACACAACAACCAGTGAAGATGAAGTCGAACGATGGCGTTAACATCAATGATATAGGCTTGATTGACCCGACGAGAGAAGGCAAAGGCGTCATGTTAGATTGGGTTGTGGGCGCAGCGGCAAGACAAGCACTTCCAGCTAAGATCTACAAAGTCTAG